The Musa acuminata AAA Group cultivar baxijiao chromosome BXJ1-3, Cavendish_Baxijiao_AAA, whole genome shotgun sequence genome window below encodes:
- the LOC135622711 gene encoding calcium-transporting ATPase 5, plasma membrane-type-like isoform X2, which produces MTTRRHLSGGSMTPSPTPHVRQRDEERGSADDGSGSPGDWFDIPPKNAPVERLRRWRQAALVLNASRRFRYTLDLKKEEEKEQARSRIRAHAQVIRAALLFKAAVERAKPGTPTIPVLPSCGFGIGEEQLTKMTRDHDFSALQNYGEVKGLSNLLNTDLDRGISADDVDILHRRNMFGANTYPQKKGRSFWVFLWEACQDLTLVMLMVAAVLSLVLGIKTEGIKEGWYDGGSIAFAVILVIVVTAVSDYRQSLQFQNLNEEKRNIQLEVTRSSRRIKVSIFDLVVGDVVPLKIGDQVLKDKKTPFLMSGCKVADGYGTMLVTAVGINTEWGLLMASISENAGEETPLQVRLNGVATFIGMVGLTIAAAVLVVLLARYFTGHTKNPDGSVQFIKGQTGTKTAINGVIKILTVAVIIVVVAVPEGLPLAVTLTLAYSMRKMMADKALVRRLSACETMGSATTICSDKTGTLTLNQMTVVEAYVSGRKINPPDNAELLSSTASSLLIEGIAQNTTGSVFKAETGAFEVTGSPTEKAILSWGVKLGMTFNDARSESSIIHVFPFNSDKKRGGVAVHQAGDDIHVHWKGAAEIVLASCTSWLDANGSKQPLTANKVTGFKKLIEDMAAASLRCVAFAYRFYDLERVRNEEQRESWQLPEDDLVLLAIVGIKDPCRPGVKEAVDLCTHAGVKVRMVTGDNLQTAKAIALECAILEDANAREPTIIEGKTFRTKTDAERDAIAEKITVMGRSSPSDKLLLVQALRRRGHVVAVTGDGTNDAPALHEADIGLSMGIQGTEVAKESSDIIILDDNFASVVKVVRWGRSVYANIQKFIQFQLTVNVAAIVINVIAAVSSGNVPLNAVQLLWVNLIMDTLGALALATEQPTDHLMDRPPVGRWEPLITNVMWRNLIFQALYQVTILLVLNFGGRSILDLKNDNRAHADQVKNTLIFNTFVLCQIFNEFNARKPDEFNVFSGVTRNQFFMGIVGITIVLQVLIIEFLGKFTSTVRLSWKLWLVSIAIAFVSWPLALVGKLLPVPTTPLREYFGRCFRRSRKEDDAGSGARPPMNGS; this is translated from the exons ATGACAA CCCGGCGTCATCTATCCGGCGGCAGCATGACCCCCTCGCCCACCCCGCACGTCCGGCAGCGGGACGAGGAGCGCGGCAGCGCCGATGACGGCAGCGGCTCGCCCGGCGATTGGTTCGACATCCCTCCCAAGAACGCGCCGGTGGAGCGCCTCAGGCGGTGGAGG CAAGCAGCACTAGTGCTGAACGCTTCTCGTAGGTTTAGATATACGTTGGActtgaagaaggaagaagaaaaggagcaGGCGAGGAGTAGGATCCGCGCACATGCTCAAGTCATTCGG GCAGCACTTCTGTTTAAAGCAGCAGTGGAGAGGGCGAAACCAG GTACTCCCACTATACCAGTACTTCCTTCTTGTGGTTTTGGAATTGGAGAGGAACAGCTTACTAAAATGACGAGGGATCATGATTTCTCTGCTCTACAAAATTATGGGGAG GTCAAAGGTCTCTCCAATTTGCTAAACACAGATTTAGATAGAGGAATAAGTGCAGATGATGTTGACATATTGCATAGGAGGAACATGTTTGGGGCAAACACTTATCCTCAAAAAAAAGGAAGGAGTTTTTGG GTTTTCCTTTGGGAAGCTTGCCAAGACTTAACTCTTGTCATGCTTATGGTAGCAGCGGTATTATCATTGGTCCTGGGTATAAAGACAGAG GGTATTAAAGAAGGTTGGTATGATGGTGGTAGCATTGCCTTTGCTGTTATTCTTGTTATCGTGGTAACAG CTGTCAGTGACTATAGACAGTCACTACAATTCCAGAATCTCAATGAGGAGAAGCGAAACATACAATTAGAG gTGACTAGGAGCAGTAGAAGAATTAAAGTGTCCATTTTTGATCTTGTAGTTGGTGATGTTGTTCCTCTCAAGATTGGTGATCAG GTCCTCAAAGATAAAAAAACTCCATTTTTGATGTCTGGATGCAAGGTTGCTGATGGTTATGGTACTATGTTG GTAACTGCAGTTGGGATAAATACTGAATGGGGTTTGTTAATGGCCAGTATTTCAGAGAATGCTGGTGAAGAAACTCCACTGCAG GTACGCTTGAATGGAGTAGCTACTTTCATTGGCATGGTAGGGCTAACCATAGCTGCTGCCGTTCTTGTGGTCCTATTAGCCAG ATACTTTACTGGACATACAAAAAACCCTGATGGATCAGTTCAATTTATAAAGGGACAAACGGGTACAAAGACTGCTATAAATGGAGTCATTAAGATCTTGACGGTTGCA GTGATAATTGTGGTTGTTGCGGTACCCGAAGGGCTTCCTTTGGCTGTTACGTTGAC TCTGGCTTACTCAATGCGAAAGATGATGGCAGACAAGGCTTTG GTGCGTAGGCTTTCAGCATGTGAAACTATGGGTTCAGCTACAACTATTTGCAGTGACAAGACTGGAACCTTGACCTTGAATCAG ATGACTGTTGTTGAGGCATATGTTAGTGGAAGGAAGATAAATCCTCCAGATAATGCTGAATTGTTATCTTCCACCGCATCGTCTCTTCTAATTGAGGGAATTGCTCAGAATACTACCGGCAGTGTTTTTAAGGCAGAG ACTGGAGCTTTTGAGGTCACTGGCTCACCCACGGAAAAGGCCATCCTATCTTGGGGTGTTAAG CTGGGAATGACGTTCAATGATGCAAGATCAGAATCTTCGATTATTCATGTCTTTCCTTTCAACTCTGATAAGAAACGAGGTGGTGTAGCGGTGCATCAG GCAGGTGATGACATTCATGTCCACTGGAAAGGTGCTGCTGAGATTGTCCTGGCCTCGTGTACCAGTTGGCTTGATGCGAATGGCTCCAAGCAACCATTGACAGCAAATAAG GTTACTGGATTCAAGAAATTAATTGAAGACATGGCAGCAGCTAGCCTTCGTTGCGTTGCTTTTGCATACAGGTTTTATGATTTGGAGAGAGTCCGAAATGAGGAACAGAGAGAGAGCTGGCAGTTGCCTGAGGATGACTTGGTTCTGCTTGCCATTGTGGGGATTAAG GATCCTTGTCGACCTGGTGTAAAAGAGGCTGTAGACTTGTGTACTCATGCGGGTGTCAAG GTTCGCATGGTCACCGGAGATAACCTTCAGACTGCCAAAGCCATAGCCTTAGAGTGTGCGATACTTGAGGATGCCAATGCACGAGAGCCAACTATTATCGAGGGAAAAACATTTCGCACCAAGACTGATGCAGAAAGAGATGCAATTGCTGAGAAAATAACT GTGATGGGGAGGTCTTCCCCCAGTGACAAGCTGCTGCTTGTTCAAGCATTAAGGAGAAGAGGTCATGTGGTTGCTGTAACTGGTGATGGCACCAATGATGCCCCTGCATTGCATGAG GCAGATATTGGTCTTTCTATGGGCATTCAAGGTACAGAGGTAGCTAAAGAGAGCTCAGATATCATTATTCTTGATGACAATTTTGCATCAGTTGTAAAG GTTGTCCGTTGGGGCCGCTCTGTGTATGCAAATATCCAGAAATTTATCCAGTTCCAGCTCACTGTCAATGTTGCAGCAATTGTTATTAATGTCATTGCTGCTGTCTCCTCCGGCAATGTTCCCTTGAATGCTGTCCAG CTACTGTGGGTCAACCTCATCATGGACACACTTGGAGCGCTGGCATTGGCAACAGAACAACCAACAGACCACCTAATGGATAGACCTCCAGTGGGGCGGTG GGAACCTCTTATTACAAATGTCATGTGGAGAAATCTCATATTTCAG gctttgtatcaagtcacaattCTTCTTGTGCTTAACTTTGGTGGCAGAAGTATTCTGGATTTGAAGAACGACAACCGTGCGCATGCAGACCAAGtgaaaaacacattgatatttaaTACCTTTGTCCTATGTCAG ATATTCAATGAGTTCAATGCTCGAAAACCAGATGAATTCAATGTATTCAGCGGAGTCACTAGAAATCAATTCTTTATGGGAATAGTAGGCATAACCATTGTGCTTCAG GTTTTGATCATCGAGTTTCTTGGGAAGTTTACTTCTACTGTCAGGCTCAGTTGGAAATTGTGGCTAGTTTCAATTGCGATTGCGTTTGTAAG TTGGCCTTTGGCACTCGTCGGAAAGCTTCTTCC
- the LOC135582045 gene encoding ubiquitin-conjugating enzyme E2 22-like, whose amino-acid sequence MATNENLPPNVIKQLAKELKNLDETPPEGIKVVLNDDDFSTIFADIEGPAGTPYENGVFRMKLLLSHDFPQLPPKGYFLTKIFHPNIATNGEICVNTLKKDWNPSLGLRHVLLVIRCLLIEPFPESALNEQAGKMLLENYDEYARHARLYTVIHALKPKPKCQAGISESTTALNVDQSNMVSGGKMPLLSAPSTPPSKIPGPKGQDQNVLPPPAEGAAGAHAIPKKEGIVAAKVQTDKRKTDARKKSLKRL is encoded by the exons ATG GCAACAAATGAGAATCTTCCACCAAATGTCATCAAACAACTAGCAAAGGAACTGAAGAACCTAGATGAAACACCTCCAGAAGGAATAAAAGTGGTCCTAAATGATGATGACTTTTCTACTATTTTTGCTGATATTGAGGGTCCTG CTGGAACACCGTATGAGAATGGTGTATTCCGCATGAAGCTGCTATTATCTCATGACTTTCCTCAGTTGCCACCGAAGG GTTACTTCCTGACCAAAATATTTCATCCAAATATTGCAACGAATGGAGAAATCTGTGTCAACACACTGaagaaggattggaatccgagtCTTGGACTAAGACATGTTCTACTT GTTATCAGATGCCTGCTGATAGAGCCATTCCCTGAGTCTGCCCTGAATGAACAGGCAGGCAAgatgcttcttgaaaattatgaCGAGTATGCAAGGCATGCAAG GTTGTACACGGTAATTCATGCACTTAAACCTAAACCCAAGTGCCAGGCAGGCATCTCCGAATCCACGACGGCTCTGAATGTGGATCAGTCGAACATGGTTTCCGGTGGTAAAATGCCTCTGCTTTCCGCGCCATCAACTCCACCTTCCAAGATTCCAGGACCGAAGGGTCAAGATCAGAATGTCCTTCCCCCTCCTGCGGAAGGAGCTGCTGGAGCGCACGCAATTCCAAAGAAGGAAGGCATAGTCGCTGCAAAAGTGCAGACGGATAAGAGGAAGACAGATGCAAGGAAGAAGAGCTTGAAGAGATTATAA
- the LOC103973134 gene encoding probable plastid-lipid-associated protein 8, chloroplastic encodes MASSVALFPPATLVSRPALSNQRVVFPQTHRCKIPIVRASVSAQPFVAAPDDLVASILSKVKGTDRGVSLTKDEHKEVASVASQLAGYCVDEPVKCPLIFGDWDVVYCSVPTSPGGGYRSAIGRLVFKTNEMVQVVEAPDIVRNKVSFSAFGFLDGEVSLKGKLKVLDGKWIQVIFEPPQLKVGSLGFQYGGESEVKLQITYIDEKIRLGLGSRGSLFVFLRRG; translated from the exons ATGGCTTCGTCGGTCGCTCTCTTCCCCCCCGCGACCCTCGTCTCCCGTCCTGCGCTCTCCAATCAGCGCGTCGTCTTTCCGCAAACGCACCGCTGCAAGATCCCAATCGTCCGCGCCTCTGTCTCGGCGCAGCCCTTCGTGGCGGCCCCGGACGATCTCGTCGCTTCCATCCTTTCCAAG GTGAAGGGAACTGATCGGGGAGTTTCGCTTACGAAGGACGAGCACAAAGAGGTGGCCAGTGTGGCAAGTCAGCTTGCAGGATACTGCGTCGATGAGCCTGTTAAGTGCCCTCTCATATTTGGAG ATTGGGATGTGGTCTATTGCTCGGTGCCGACATCACCTGGAGGAGGTTACAGGAGCGCAATTGGACGACTTGTCTTCAAGACAAATGAAATGGTGCAGGTCGTGGAAGCCCCTGATATTGTGAGGAATAAAGTATCCTTCTCTGCTTTTGGTTTCCTCGATGGAGAAGTGTCCTTGAAAG GTAAGCTGAAGGTATTAGATGGTAAATGGATTCAAGTCATATTTGAACCCCCTCAACTGAAGGTAGGATCACTGGGCTTCCAGTACGGTGGTGAAAGCGAGGTCAAGCTTCAAATAACATATATTGATGAGAAAATAAGGCTTGGATTAGGATCAAGAGGTTCACTCTTTGTCTTTCTGAGACGAGGATAG
- the LOC135622711 gene encoding calcium-transporting ATPase 5, plasma membrane-type-like isoform X1, giving the protein MTTRRHLSGGSMTPSPTPHVRQRDEERGSADDGSGSPGDWFDIPPKNAPVERLRRWRQAALVLNASRRFRYTLDLKKEEEKEQARSRIRAHAQVIRAALLFKAAVERAKPGTPTIPVLPSCGFGIGEEQLTKMTRDHDFSALQNYGEVKGLSNLLNTDLDRGISADDVDILHRRNMFGANTYPQKKGRSFWVFLWEACQDLTLVMLMVAAVLSLVLGIKTEGIKEGWYDGGSIAFAVILVIVVTAVSDYRQSLQFQNLNEEKRNIQLEVTRSSRRIKVSIFDLVVGDVVPLKIGDQVPADGVLITGHSLAIDESSMTGESKIVLKDKKTPFLMSGCKVADGYGTMLVTAVGINTEWGLLMASISENAGEETPLQVRLNGVATFIGMVGLTIAAAVLVVLLARYFTGHTKNPDGSVQFIKGQTGTKTAINGVIKILTVAVIIVVVAVPEGLPLAVTLTLAYSMRKMMADKALVRRLSACETMGSATTICSDKTGTLTLNQMTVVEAYVSGRKINPPDNAELLSSTASSLLIEGIAQNTTGSVFKAETGAFEVTGSPTEKAILSWGVKLGMTFNDARSESSIIHVFPFNSDKKRGGVAVHQAGDDIHVHWKGAAEIVLASCTSWLDANGSKQPLTANKVTGFKKLIEDMAAASLRCVAFAYRFYDLERVRNEEQRESWQLPEDDLVLLAIVGIKDPCRPGVKEAVDLCTHAGVKVRMVTGDNLQTAKAIALECAILEDANAREPTIIEGKTFRTKTDAERDAIAEKITVMGRSSPSDKLLLVQALRRRGHVVAVTGDGTNDAPALHEADIGLSMGIQGTEVAKESSDIIILDDNFASVVKVVRWGRSVYANIQKFIQFQLTVNVAAIVINVIAAVSSGNVPLNAVQLLWVNLIMDTLGALALATEQPTDHLMDRPPVGRWEPLITNVMWRNLIFQALYQVTILLVLNFGGRSILDLKNDNRAHADQVKNTLIFNTFVLCQIFNEFNARKPDEFNVFSGVTRNQFFMGIVGITIVLQVLIIEFLGKFTSTVRLSWKLWLVSIAIAFVSWPLALVGKLLPVPTTPLREYFGRCFRRSRKEDDAGSGARPPMNGS; this is encoded by the exons ATGACAA CCCGGCGTCATCTATCCGGCGGCAGCATGACCCCCTCGCCCACCCCGCACGTCCGGCAGCGGGACGAGGAGCGCGGCAGCGCCGATGACGGCAGCGGCTCGCCCGGCGATTGGTTCGACATCCCTCCCAAGAACGCGCCGGTGGAGCGCCTCAGGCGGTGGAGG CAAGCAGCACTAGTGCTGAACGCTTCTCGTAGGTTTAGATATACGTTGGActtgaagaaggaagaagaaaaggagcaGGCGAGGAGTAGGATCCGCGCACATGCTCAAGTCATTCGG GCAGCACTTCTGTTTAAAGCAGCAGTGGAGAGGGCGAAACCAG GTACTCCCACTATACCAGTACTTCCTTCTTGTGGTTTTGGAATTGGAGAGGAACAGCTTACTAAAATGACGAGGGATCATGATTTCTCTGCTCTACAAAATTATGGGGAG GTCAAAGGTCTCTCCAATTTGCTAAACACAGATTTAGATAGAGGAATAAGTGCAGATGATGTTGACATATTGCATAGGAGGAACATGTTTGGGGCAAACACTTATCCTCAAAAAAAAGGAAGGAGTTTTTGG GTTTTCCTTTGGGAAGCTTGCCAAGACTTAACTCTTGTCATGCTTATGGTAGCAGCGGTATTATCATTGGTCCTGGGTATAAAGACAGAG GGTATTAAAGAAGGTTGGTATGATGGTGGTAGCATTGCCTTTGCTGTTATTCTTGTTATCGTGGTAACAG CTGTCAGTGACTATAGACAGTCACTACAATTCCAGAATCTCAATGAGGAGAAGCGAAACATACAATTAGAG gTGACTAGGAGCAGTAGAAGAATTAAAGTGTCCATTTTTGATCTTGTAGTTGGTGATGTTGTTCCTCTCAAGATTGGTGATCAG GTCCCTGCTGATGGGGTTCTAATAACTGGTCATTCTCTTGCTATTGATGAGTCAAGTATGACAGGGGAAAGCAAAATT GTCCTCAAAGATAAAAAAACTCCATTTTTGATGTCTGGATGCAAGGTTGCTGATGGTTATGGTACTATGTTG GTAACTGCAGTTGGGATAAATACTGAATGGGGTTTGTTAATGGCCAGTATTTCAGAGAATGCTGGTGAAGAAACTCCACTGCAG GTACGCTTGAATGGAGTAGCTACTTTCATTGGCATGGTAGGGCTAACCATAGCTGCTGCCGTTCTTGTGGTCCTATTAGCCAG ATACTTTACTGGACATACAAAAAACCCTGATGGATCAGTTCAATTTATAAAGGGACAAACGGGTACAAAGACTGCTATAAATGGAGTCATTAAGATCTTGACGGTTGCA GTGATAATTGTGGTTGTTGCGGTACCCGAAGGGCTTCCTTTGGCTGTTACGTTGAC TCTGGCTTACTCAATGCGAAAGATGATGGCAGACAAGGCTTTG GTGCGTAGGCTTTCAGCATGTGAAACTATGGGTTCAGCTACAACTATTTGCAGTGACAAGACTGGAACCTTGACCTTGAATCAG ATGACTGTTGTTGAGGCATATGTTAGTGGAAGGAAGATAAATCCTCCAGATAATGCTGAATTGTTATCTTCCACCGCATCGTCTCTTCTAATTGAGGGAATTGCTCAGAATACTACCGGCAGTGTTTTTAAGGCAGAG ACTGGAGCTTTTGAGGTCACTGGCTCACCCACGGAAAAGGCCATCCTATCTTGGGGTGTTAAG CTGGGAATGACGTTCAATGATGCAAGATCAGAATCTTCGATTATTCATGTCTTTCCTTTCAACTCTGATAAGAAACGAGGTGGTGTAGCGGTGCATCAG GCAGGTGATGACATTCATGTCCACTGGAAAGGTGCTGCTGAGATTGTCCTGGCCTCGTGTACCAGTTGGCTTGATGCGAATGGCTCCAAGCAACCATTGACAGCAAATAAG GTTACTGGATTCAAGAAATTAATTGAAGACATGGCAGCAGCTAGCCTTCGTTGCGTTGCTTTTGCATACAGGTTTTATGATTTGGAGAGAGTCCGAAATGAGGAACAGAGAGAGAGCTGGCAGTTGCCTGAGGATGACTTGGTTCTGCTTGCCATTGTGGGGATTAAG GATCCTTGTCGACCTGGTGTAAAAGAGGCTGTAGACTTGTGTACTCATGCGGGTGTCAAG GTTCGCATGGTCACCGGAGATAACCTTCAGACTGCCAAAGCCATAGCCTTAGAGTGTGCGATACTTGAGGATGCCAATGCACGAGAGCCAACTATTATCGAGGGAAAAACATTTCGCACCAAGACTGATGCAGAAAGAGATGCAATTGCTGAGAAAATAACT GTGATGGGGAGGTCTTCCCCCAGTGACAAGCTGCTGCTTGTTCAAGCATTAAGGAGAAGAGGTCATGTGGTTGCTGTAACTGGTGATGGCACCAATGATGCCCCTGCATTGCATGAG GCAGATATTGGTCTTTCTATGGGCATTCAAGGTACAGAGGTAGCTAAAGAGAGCTCAGATATCATTATTCTTGATGACAATTTTGCATCAGTTGTAAAG GTTGTCCGTTGGGGCCGCTCTGTGTATGCAAATATCCAGAAATTTATCCAGTTCCAGCTCACTGTCAATGTTGCAGCAATTGTTATTAATGTCATTGCTGCTGTCTCCTCCGGCAATGTTCCCTTGAATGCTGTCCAG CTACTGTGGGTCAACCTCATCATGGACACACTTGGAGCGCTGGCATTGGCAACAGAACAACCAACAGACCACCTAATGGATAGACCTCCAGTGGGGCGGTG GGAACCTCTTATTACAAATGTCATGTGGAGAAATCTCATATTTCAG gctttgtatcaagtcacaattCTTCTTGTGCTTAACTTTGGTGGCAGAAGTATTCTGGATTTGAAGAACGACAACCGTGCGCATGCAGACCAAGtgaaaaacacattgatatttaaTACCTTTGTCCTATGTCAG ATATTCAATGAGTTCAATGCTCGAAAACCAGATGAATTCAATGTATTCAGCGGAGTCACTAGAAATCAATTCTTTATGGGAATAGTAGGCATAACCATTGTGCTTCAG GTTTTGATCATCGAGTTTCTTGGGAAGTTTACTTCTACTGTCAGGCTCAGTTGGAAATTGTGGCTAGTTTCAATTGCGATTGCGTTTGTAAG TTGGCCTTTGGCACTCGTCGGAAAGCTTCTTCC
- the LOC135622711 gene encoding calcium-transporting ATPase 5, plasma membrane-type-like isoform X3: protein MGISAAKKVHRKKWQICCARIEQAALVLNASRRFRYTLDLKKEEEKEQARSRIRAHAQVIRAALLFKAAVERAKPGTPTIPVLPSCGFGIGEEQLTKMTRDHDFSALQNYGEVKGLSNLLNTDLDRGISADDVDILHRRNMFGANTYPQKKGRSFWVFLWEACQDLTLVMLMVAAVLSLVLGIKTEGIKEGWYDGGSIAFAVILVIVVTAVSDYRQSLQFQNLNEEKRNIQLEVTRSSRRIKVSIFDLVVGDVVPLKIGDQVPADGVLITGHSLAIDESSMTGESKIVLKDKKTPFLMSGCKVADGYGTMLVTAVGINTEWGLLMASISENAGEETPLQVRLNGVATFIGMVGLTIAAAVLVVLLARYFTGHTKNPDGSVQFIKGQTGTKTAINGVIKILTVAVIIVVVAVPEGLPLAVTLTLAYSMRKMMADKALVRRLSACETMGSATTICSDKTGTLTLNQMTVVEAYVSGRKINPPDNAELLSSTASSLLIEGIAQNTTGSVFKAETGAFEVTGSPTEKAILSWGVKLGMTFNDARSESSIIHVFPFNSDKKRGGVAVHQAGDDIHVHWKGAAEIVLASCTSWLDANGSKQPLTANKVTGFKKLIEDMAAASLRCVAFAYRFYDLERVRNEEQRESWQLPEDDLVLLAIVGIKDPCRPGVKEAVDLCTHAGVKVRMVTGDNLQTAKAIALECAILEDANAREPTIIEGKTFRTKTDAERDAIAEKITVMGRSSPSDKLLLVQALRRRGHVVAVTGDGTNDAPALHEADIGLSMGIQGTEVAKESSDIIILDDNFASVVKVVRWGRSVYANIQKFIQFQLTVNVAAIVINVIAAVSSGNVPLNAVQLLWVNLIMDTLGALALATEQPTDHLMDRPPVGRWEPLITNVMWRNLIFQALYQVTILLVLNFGGRSILDLKNDNRAHADQVKNTLIFNTFVLCQIFNEFNARKPDEFNVFSGVTRNQFFMGIVGITIVLQVLIIEFLGKFTSTVRLSWKLWLVSIAIAFVSWPLALVGKLLPVPTTPLREYFGRCFRRSRKEDDAGSGARPPMNGS, encoded by the exons ATGGGGATATCAGCAGCCAAGAAAGTACATAGAAAGAAATGGCAGATTTGTTGTGCACGAATTGAG CAAGCAGCACTAGTGCTGAACGCTTCTCGTAGGTTTAGATATACGTTGGActtgaagaaggaagaagaaaaggagcaGGCGAGGAGTAGGATCCGCGCACATGCTCAAGTCATTCGG GCAGCACTTCTGTTTAAAGCAGCAGTGGAGAGGGCGAAACCAG GTACTCCCACTATACCAGTACTTCCTTCTTGTGGTTTTGGAATTGGAGAGGAACAGCTTACTAAAATGACGAGGGATCATGATTTCTCTGCTCTACAAAATTATGGGGAG GTCAAAGGTCTCTCCAATTTGCTAAACACAGATTTAGATAGAGGAATAAGTGCAGATGATGTTGACATATTGCATAGGAGGAACATGTTTGGGGCAAACACTTATCCTCAAAAAAAAGGAAGGAGTTTTTGG GTTTTCCTTTGGGAAGCTTGCCAAGACTTAACTCTTGTCATGCTTATGGTAGCAGCGGTATTATCATTGGTCCTGGGTATAAAGACAGAG GGTATTAAAGAAGGTTGGTATGATGGTGGTAGCATTGCCTTTGCTGTTATTCTTGTTATCGTGGTAACAG CTGTCAGTGACTATAGACAGTCACTACAATTCCAGAATCTCAATGAGGAGAAGCGAAACATACAATTAGAG gTGACTAGGAGCAGTAGAAGAATTAAAGTGTCCATTTTTGATCTTGTAGTTGGTGATGTTGTTCCTCTCAAGATTGGTGATCAG GTCCCTGCTGATGGGGTTCTAATAACTGGTCATTCTCTTGCTATTGATGAGTCAAGTATGACAGGGGAAAGCAAAATT GTCCTCAAAGATAAAAAAACTCCATTTTTGATGTCTGGATGCAAGGTTGCTGATGGTTATGGTACTATGTTG GTAACTGCAGTTGGGATAAATACTGAATGGGGTTTGTTAATGGCCAGTATTTCAGAGAATGCTGGTGAAGAAACTCCACTGCAG GTACGCTTGAATGGAGTAGCTACTTTCATTGGCATGGTAGGGCTAACCATAGCTGCTGCCGTTCTTGTGGTCCTATTAGCCAG ATACTTTACTGGACATACAAAAAACCCTGATGGATCAGTTCAATTTATAAAGGGACAAACGGGTACAAAGACTGCTATAAATGGAGTCATTAAGATCTTGACGGTTGCA GTGATAATTGTGGTTGTTGCGGTACCCGAAGGGCTTCCTTTGGCTGTTACGTTGAC TCTGGCTTACTCAATGCGAAAGATGATGGCAGACAAGGCTTTG GTGCGTAGGCTTTCAGCATGTGAAACTATGGGTTCAGCTACAACTATTTGCAGTGACAAGACTGGAACCTTGACCTTGAATCAG ATGACTGTTGTTGAGGCATATGTTAGTGGAAGGAAGATAAATCCTCCAGATAATGCTGAATTGTTATCTTCCACCGCATCGTCTCTTCTAATTGAGGGAATTGCTCAGAATACTACCGGCAGTGTTTTTAAGGCAGAG ACTGGAGCTTTTGAGGTCACTGGCTCACCCACGGAAAAGGCCATCCTATCTTGGGGTGTTAAG CTGGGAATGACGTTCAATGATGCAAGATCAGAATCTTCGATTATTCATGTCTTTCCTTTCAACTCTGATAAGAAACGAGGTGGTGTAGCGGTGCATCAG GCAGGTGATGACATTCATGTCCACTGGAAAGGTGCTGCTGAGATTGTCCTGGCCTCGTGTACCAGTTGGCTTGATGCGAATGGCTCCAAGCAACCATTGACAGCAAATAAG GTTACTGGATTCAAGAAATTAATTGAAGACATGGCAGCAGCTAGCCTTCGTTGCGTTGCTTTTGCATACAGGTTTTATGATTTGGAGAGAGTCCGAAATGAGGAACAGAGAGAGAGCTGGCAGTTGCCTGAGGATGACTTGGTTCTGCTTGCCATTGTGGGGATTAAG GATCCTTGTCGACCTGGTGTAAAAGAGGCTGTAGACTTGTGTACTCATGCGGGTGTCAAG GTTCGCATGGTCACCGGAGATAACCTTCAGACTGCCAAAGCCATAGCCTTAGAGTGTGCGATACTTGAGGATGCCAATGCACGAGAGCCAACTATTATCGAGGGAAAAACATTTCGCACCAAGACTGATGCAGAAAGAGATGCAATTGCTGAGAAAATAACT GTGATGGGGAGGTCTTCCCCCAGTGACAAGCTGCTGCTTGTTCAAGCATTAAGGAGAAGAGGTCATGTGGTTGCTGTAACTGGTGATGGCACCAATGATGCCCCTGCATTGCATGAG GCAGATATTGGTCTTTCTATGGGCATTCAAGGTACAGAGGTAGCTAAAGAGAGCTCAGATATCATTATTCTTGATGACAATTTTGCATCAGTTGTAAAG GTTGTCCGTTGGGGCCGCTCTGTGTATGCAAATATCCAGAAATTTATCCAGTTCCAGCTCACTGTCAATGTTGCAGCAATTGTTATTAATGTCATTGCTGCTGTCTCCTCCGGCAATGTTCCCTTGAATGCTGTCCAG CTACTGTGGGTCAACCTCATCATGGACACACTTGGAGCGCTGGCATTGGCAACAGAACAACCAACAGACCACCTAATGGATAGACCTCCAGTGGGGCGGTG GGAACCTCTTATTACAAATGTCATGTGGAGAAATCTCATATTTCAG gctttgtatcaagtcacaattCTTCTTGTGCTTAACTTTGGTGGCAGAAGTATTCTGGATTTGAAGAACGACAACCGTGCGCATGCAGACCAAGtgaaaaacacattgatatttaaTACCTTTGTCCTATGTCAG ATATTCAATGAGTTCAATGCTCGAAAACCAGATGAATTCAATGTATTCAGCGGAGTCACTAGAAATCAATTCTTTATGGGAATAGTAGGCATAACCATTGTGCTTCAG GTTTTGATCATCGAGTTTCTTGGGAAGTTTACTTCTACTGTCAGGCTCAGTTGGAAATTGTGGCTAGTTTCAATTGCGATTGCGTTTGTAAG TTGGCCTTTGGCACTCGTCGGAAAGCTTCTTCC